The following are from one region of the Litoribacterium kuwaitense genome:
- a CDS encoding ABC transporter ATP-binding protein — MDYRLLSKKLGKTAALEVVVSIQERCFASVMRKPISFFHQHQSGKLVSRVTGDTEAFGNLIQLIMSFIGDILLVFMLLLVLFLIHPAMAFMVVIFIPLIMGSALLFRAIARRASARLFHMQAEVNAHLKESIAGIAITNHFCKEGYMSQQFSLMNKSMYRVNFAQGKIYSSILPVMGILTSLGVSAVVYFGSFQVLEAHLSFGEMYLFVQVIQMISMPVSSLSSFYSQLQEGIAATERILLLLDAKEEDIQNSSAQQLPSTSGDIWLNNIDLSYVSGKPALKGISLHIKKGENIALVGQTGSGKSSIARLIMRFFEHQAGDIKVGQQEIRKMDLVNWRRKIGYLPQTPFLRAGSVKENIKYGNPKATDEDINRAVQAIGNGSWLSALPDGLETNVGERGSKLSIGQRQLVSLIRILVKDPEIFILDEATASMDPFTEKQIQQALHLLMKKRTSIVIAHRLSTIKQADRIVVLSEGEIVEEGDHATLMKENTYYKRLYDKYFTHQYTG, encoded by the coding sequence GTGGATTATCGGTTATTATCAAAAAAGTTAGGGAAGACCGCTGCTTTAGAAGTGGTTGTCAGTATCCAAGAAAGATGTTTTGCTTCAGTAATGAGAAAGCCAATATCATTTTTTCACCAGCACCAATCGGGGAAATTGGTAAGCCGTGTTACTGGTGACACCGAGGCCTTTGGTAACCTTATTCAATTGATCATGAGTTTTATCGGTGACATTTTACTCGTTTTTATGCTCTTGCTTGTCCTGTTTTTGATTCATCCCGCAATGGCTTTTATGGTCGTTATTTTTATTCCGTTAATCATGGGCAGTGCTCTCTTATTTCGTGCTATTGCAAGAAGAGCTAGTGCTCGATTATTCCATATGCAAGCAGAAGTGAATGCGCATCTTAAAGAATCAATCGCTGGCATTGCAATAACCAATCACTTTTGTAAAGAAGGCTACATGTCCCAACAATTTTCGCTAATGAATAAGAGCATGTATCGTGTCAATTTTGCACAAGGGAAAATTTATTCTTCCATATTACCTGTAATGGGAATCTTAACATCTTTAGGGGTAAGTGCAGTTGTGTACTTTGGAAGCTTTCAAGTGTTAGAAGCTCACTTAAGTTTTGGGGAAATGTACTTATTTGTTCAAGTGATTCAGATGATCTCTATGCCAGTATCATCATTATCAAGTTTTTATAGTCAGCTTCAGGAAGGAATTGCAGCTACTGAAAGAATTCTATTGCTGCTTGATGCGAAAGAAGAGGATATTCAAAACTCCTCTGCGCAACAATTGCCCTCTACTTCAGGCGACATTTGGCTCAACAATATCGATTTAAGCTATGTTTCAGGAAAACCTGCACTCAAAGGGATATCTCTTCATATTAAAAAAGGGGAAAATATTGCTCTTGTCGGACAAACTGGGTCAGGAAAGTCATCGATCGCACGATTAATTATGAGGTTTTTTGAACACCAAGCTGGGGATATCAAAGTAGGTCAACAAGAAATCCGAAAAATGGACCTTGTCAACTGGAGAAGGAAGATAGGTTATCTTCCCCAAACTCCTTTTTTACGCGCAGGAAGTGTCAAAGAGAATATTAAATACGGAAATCCAAAGGCTACAGATGAAGACATTAATCGAGCCGTTCAAGCGATTGGTAACGGAAGCTGGCTGTCAGCTTTACCCGATGGTCTTGAAACGAATGTAGGAGAACGGGGATCAAAGCTATCCATTGGTCAGCGGCAACTCGTTTCGTTAATTAGAATTCTTGTGAAAGATCCAGAAATATTTATCTTAGATGAAGCTACGGCGAGCATGGACCCTTTTACAGAAAAACAAATTCAGCAGGCCCTTCATTTACTTATGAAAAAACGCACTAGCATTGTGATCGCACATCGGCTATCCACAATCAAACAAGCCGATCGCATCGTCGTTCTTTCGGAAGGAGAAATTGTTGAGGAGGGGGATCATGCAACATTAATGAAAGAGAATACTTATTATAAAAGGCTATATGATAAATACTTCACTCATCAGTATACAGGTTAA